From Providencia sp. R33, a single genomic window includes:
- the apaG gene encoding Co2+/Mg2+ efflux protein ApaG: MLNEPNVSIQVQSVYIESQSQPDIARYVFAYTICIRNLGRDPIQLMSRYWLITNSDGHKTEVQGEGVVGEQPIIQPGTEYRYTSGAVLETPMGTMEGYYVMISTQGDNFHVDVPAFRLAIPTLIN; encoded by the coding sequence GAGTGTCTACATCGAGAGCCAATCTCAGCCCGATATTGCCAGATATGTGTTTGCTTATACTATTTGCATTCGCAATTTAGGGCGCGATCCCATCCAATTAATGAGCCGCTATTGGCTCATTACGAACAGTGATGGCCATAAAACAGAAGTTCAAGGTGAAGGTGTTGTTGGCGAACAGCCAATTATTCAACCGGGAACCGAATATCGTTATACCAGTGGTGCCGTTCTTGAAACACCAATGGGAACGATGGAAGGCTATTACGTGATGATTAGCACACAAGGGGACAATTTCCATGTGGACGTCCCTGCTTTTCGTCTGGCAATTCCAACACTAATTAATTAA